One genomic region from Salmonirosea aquatica encodes:
- a CDS encoding SDR family oxidoreductase translates to MNIVLTGSLGNIGRPLTTELVKKGHTITVISSNDERKKAIEALGAKAAIGSMFDADFLTATFKGADLVYLMETMEAAGDMFDKSVDFTGTINRIGHNYKTAIEQSGVGRVIHLSSIGAHTDRGIGILIFHYNVENILKQLPDDVAIKFIRPVGFYINMFSFVKSIKHRGAIISNYGGDTKEPWVSPFDVADVIAEEMEEPFSGRTVRYVASDEVSPNEIAKALGKEIDKPDLEWKVIPDSELLTNWLNIGFNEQVAKGFIELQASQGTGILYEDYYRNQPTLGKVKLADFAKEFAVVYNSGNE, encoded by the coding sequence ATGAACATCGTATTAACAGGTTCTCTTGGGAACATAGGCAGACCGCTCACAACGGAGTTGGTAAAAAAAGGGCACACAATAACAGTCATCAGCAGTAATGACGAAAGAAAAAAGGCCATTGAAGCACTGGGTGCAAAAGCCGCTATCGGCAGTATGTTTGATGCTGATTTTTTGACAGCCACATTCAAAGGCGCAGACCTTGTCTATTTAATGGAAACAATGGAAGCTGCCGGTGATATGTTTGACAAATCGGTTGACTTCACCGGTACCATCAACAGAATCGGCCATAACTACAAAACAGCTATTGAACAATCGGGTGTGGGAAGAGTAATCCATTTGAGCAGTATTGGTGCCCATACTGATAGAGGTATTGGCATTCTCATCTTCCATTACAATGTAGAAAACATTTTGAAACAACTGCCGGATGATGTTGCCATTAAATTCATTCGTCCGGTTGGCTTTTATATAAATATGTTTTCGTTTGTGAAATCAATCAAACATAGAGGTGCCATCATTTCCAACTATGGGGGCGATACAAAGGAACCATGGGTGTCTCCTTTTGATGTTGCGGATGTAATTGCTGAAGAAATGGAAGAACCATTTTCAGGAAGAACAGTTCGCTATGTGGCCAGTGACGAAGTGTCACCGAACGAAATAGCAAAAGCATTAGGGAAAGAAATCGATAAGCCAGATTTGGAATGGAAAGTCATTCCCGACAGTGAGCTTCTGACCAATTGGCTAAACATTGGCTTTAATGAACAAGTTGCCAAAGGATTCATAGAGCTGCAGGCAAGCCAAGGAACAGGAATACTATACGAAGACTACTATCGAAACCAACCAACACTGGGTAAAGTAAAGTTGGCTGACTTTGCGAAAGAATTTGCTGTCGTTTACAATTCAGGAAACGAATAG